The proteins below come from a single Pseudochaenichthys georgianus chromosome 14, fPseGeo1.2, whole genome shotgun sequence genomic window:
- the shroom1 gene encoding protein Shroom1 — translation MDSYNFHFERMSNVDLHPLSLPVSRLSPAKSNSSIADHLVHHQHGKGDSAYSSFSGGSTAPDYPSPFLPDDIQSSSFSHYADLKYVKSIYHPTQVLQSDSKTMDQLYRSVEAISQQYRNNTNTNVNHQNGNNSLHINNKALSKKEVPMGAHSHPTVRPPPVPARMDSFIATKNLENSRVHNQGTEFKPQPPQQQPRPFSRLHPQPHGQNAPKPEMANQDTGKASFSSDPVFSVWRGSQQELPQAQQPPTYRPHPQPHDQTRAPLNPEYLSITDNKAAEQDKSINSISQPEHLKPRLPSSSGVFNEDHNNKPSGNSGHLESKRKRAHSAHDWLGSEPARAASPWNAGQGFINSSIQHKGQFYFVTGLSKLSESGMRTHSASVCGSETGSESSTVVLREKGRCHSTMDNLFRSLQDETSFSDAREALTSQSQDLSSRSQDQENHRLSLISMRSSRSFDTLEEIDMIQSRDISRHTANNPIFYCGPERNCPPHSTKPTKEVTPLISNEQPTPHKREEQAKRGKRQPLGDVASERINKETTPLLYHLTGASRAASQPKKDADFSTKGNEAILNKTGHGDVVGSEKERPLKGDTSKNDREEVACNTLDDSFKKYYKEKLKDAQSKVLRETSFKRRDLQLSWPHRTRPKPELRPTVIHAFSSSQDSETSTDTLTPSVASEEPERGSIKDEVRESQEERDKEAEEVNGRPANVAQPQVARIRGRKRLTQEQKKMCYSEPEKLNQLGGAPVHSACRSFGNDTESLFAVECEEEEPAQQGEQGLVAARRKMFETRGRALSASSATKSNLKHMQHKALVEYMVRKTGQKVPEPQQPAPQLPSPPRQRHSLGEKPFDWGPRSLSGNNEGKNTKNKPNRPHSAGRILDSSASSIRYAQFFSAQSCSGQYVGQSNQPRWRESQGPSQGKSVSVESLLDQPEPPCFLRNRSTSTPQALDHEEDPLPVNAMETPSPQTHASEDSSLKPAPEGQQRVRMVAQRGKSMEELGASKLPRPSAMSKSSEQLDQLWRDPTEPGGPVKDKRSVSFFAEVRETQGLVRGGMKHNVAGQKETAIVGQGQTQNQAQIKSVSRQSSETEESASASRSSSPASCRTLSGSPGSHGPVTDEVRSSRPPSETPPDPPTPRCPETSEREIKSTSSTPTQTKLPCENRPSSRVKTSPSASGSEREQSVDEESNVSLQLESNQEVSLSCGVTTDPSLWILPAEEEIKEEVQSSALTDNVFDDESTSPAPPTQTSETSVSDTDISQQVEEEEEEEHPEPEDEKSGENQATEERGTQEGETESLERPAERPKWEELVEAAVKVDQSLARVFYPLTNRKTALMLMEQLLSEDTLLMEEHYKKKQEQKGVAESADTVEQAEPSPAPSAPDSPNPLSTDLQSKADITERKRLLASIIDERLHSLEETRGVLQAEIQENVAHGGVLEVLVRERCVPVELERYNLFIGDLERVVSLLLCLSARLARVQNALSTVDQHTDAEEMQSLDSRHRLLCKQREDAKDLKDNLDRRENLVSTFLGRQLSAEQLQDYRRFVQTKASLLIRQKDLEEKQRLGEEQLEALSNSL, via the exons ATGGATTCCTACAACTTCCACTTTGAGAGAATGAGCAACGTGGACCTCCATCCTCTGAGCCTGCCCGTCAGCCGGCTCTCCCCCGCCAAGTCCAACAGCAGCATCGCCGACCATCTAGTCCACCATCAGCACGGCAAAGGAGACTCTGCCTACAGCTCCTTCTCTGGGGGGTCCACTGCCCCAGACTACCCCTCCCCCTTTCTCCCAGACGACATACAGTCCAGCTCCTTCAGCCACTATGCTGATCTTAAGTACGTGAAGTCCATATACCATCCCACCCAGGTTCTTCAGTCCGACTCAAAGACAATGGACCAGCTCTATCGCTCTGTGGAAGCTATCTCTCAGCAATATCGTAACAATACCAACACCAATGTAAACCACCAGAATGGCAACAACAGTTTGCACATCAACAACAAAGCGCTCTCTAAAAAAGAGGTGCCTATGGGGGCTCATTCCCACCCTACTGTCCGTCCTCCTCCTGTTCCAGCACGAATGGATAGTTTTATAGCCACAAAAAACTTGGAAAACAGCCGAGTCCACAATCAAGGTACTGAATTTAAACCCCAGCCGCCTCAACAACAGCCCAGACCCTTCAGTCGCCTCCATCCACAGCCCCATGGTCAAAATGCTCCAAAACCTGAGATGGCTAACCAAGATACAGGCAAAGCAAGCTTCAGTTCGGACCCAGTTTTCTCCGTGTGGAGGGGCTCTCAACAGGAACTGCCACAGGCCCAGCAGCCGCCAACATACCGCCCCCATCCCCAGCCTCACGATCAAACTAGGGCGCCGTTGAACCCAGAATACCTTTCCATCACTGATAACAAAGCAGCGGAGCAGGACAAGTCAATAAACTCCATAAGCCAGCCTGAGCACCTGAAACCCAGACTGCCTTCAAGCAGTGGTGTGTTTAATGAAGACCATAACAACAAGCCCAGTGGAAACAGTGGCCATTTGGAGAGTAAGCGCAAAAGGGCGCACTCGGCGCATGATTGGCTTGGTTCAGAGCCAGCTCGAGCTGCCAGCCCCTGGAATGCTGGTCAGGGTTTCATCAACAGCAGCATCCAGCATAAGGGTCAATTCTATTTTGTCACAGGACTGAGTAAGCTGTCTGAATCTGGAATGAGGACACACTCTGCATCTGTGTGTGGGTCTGAGACTGGAAGTGAGAGCTCCACTGTGGTGCTAAGAGAAAAAGGAAGATGCCACAGCACAATGGATAATTTGTTTAGATCTCTCCAAGATGAGACCTCTTTCAGTGATGCGAGAGAGGCTTTAACTTCTCAGAGCCAGGACCTTTCCTCCAGAAGCCAGGATCAGGAGAATCACAGACTATCCCTCATTTCAATGCGGTCCTCGAGAAGCTTCGACACCTTAGAAGAAATCGACATGATCCAGAGTCGGGATATCAGCCGCCACACTGCCAACAACCCTATATTCTACTGTGGACCTGAAAGAAACTGCCCACCACATTCAACCAAACCAACAAAGGAGGTGACCCCACTCATAAGCAATGAACAGCCTACCCCCCACAAGAGAGAGGAGCAAGCAAAACGAGGGAAACGGCAGCCCTTGGGAGACGTAGCCAGCGAGAGGATAAACAAAGAAACAACCCCGCTACTGTACCACCTCACCGGAGCCAGCAGGGCGGCGTCACAGCCTAAAAAGGATGCTGATTTCAGTACAAAAGGCAACGAAGCAATTCTAAACAAAACGGGTCATGGAGACGTGGTTGGTAGCGAGAAGGAGAGACCACTAAAAGGTGACACGAGCAAGAACGATAGAGAGGAAGTTGCCTGTAACACGCTGGACGACTCCTTTAAAAAGTACTACAAAGAGAAGCTGAAGGATGCCCAGTCGAAAGTCCTGAGGGAGACGTCATTTAAAAGGAGGGACCTGCAGCTGTCATGGCCGCACCGTACCAGGCCAAAACCTGAGCTGAGGCCTACAGTTATCCACGCTTTCTCCTCATCACAGGACTCTGAGACCTCCACAGATACACTCACTCCCTCTGTGGCCTCTGAGGAGCCCGAGAGGGGGAGCATCAAAGACGAAGTCAGGGAGAGTCAGGAGGAGAGGGACAAAGAGGCTGAAGAGGTAAACGGGAGGCCAGCGAATGTGGCCCAGCCCCAGGTAGCACGCATCAGAGGCAGGAAGCGATTGACTCAAGAGCAGAAAAAGATGTGCTACTCTgaaccagagaaactcaaccaGCTCGGTGGAGCCCCCGTCCACTCTGCATGCCGCTCCTTTGGCAACGACACCGAAAGCCTGTTTGCAGTCGAATGCGAGGAAGAGGAACCTGCGCAGCAAGGGGAGCAGGGACTGGTTGCAGCACGGAGGAAGATGTTTGAGACGAGAGGTAGAGCCCTCTCAGCTTCTAGCGCTACAAAATCCAACTTAAAACACATGCAACACAAGGCGCTGGTGGAGTACATGGTGCGTAAAACGGGCCAGAAAGTGCCCGAGCCACAGCAGCCGGCTCCTCAGTTACCATCTCCACCCAGACAGAGGCACTCTCTGGGGGAGAAACCCTTCGACTGGGGTCCCAGGTCTCTATCAGGAAATAATGAAGGCAAAAACACCAAGAATAAACCCAACAGACCCCACTCTGCAGGCCGCATCCTGGACTCCTCTGCCAGCTctatcag GTACGCCCAGTTCTTCTCGGCACAGTCTTGTTCAGGCCAATATGTGGGTCAGTCCAATCAACCCAGATGGAGGGAGAGCCAAGGCCCATCTCAGGGGAAGTCCGTCTCAGTGGAGAGTCTCTTGGACCAACCAGAACCACCATGTTTTTTAAGGAACAGATCCACATCCACACCACAG GCACTCGATCATGAAGAGGATCCATTACCAGTTAATGCTATGGAAACCCCCAG TCCTCAGACGCATGCCAGTGAGGACTCCTCATTGAAGCCGGCCCCTGAGGGCCAGCAGCGCGTCCGCATGGTCGCACAGAGGGGGAAGTCCATGGAAGAGCTCGGGGCATCAAAGTTACCAAGACCATCGGCCATGAGTAAAAGTTCTGAGCAGTTAGATCAACTTTGGAGGGATCCGACTGAACCTGGAGGACCCGTCAAAGACAAGAGGAGCGTTTCATTCTTTGCTGAAGTCAGAGAAACCCAGGGGCTCGTCCGAGGGGGAATGAAACACAATGTAGCAGGGCAAAAGGAAACGGCGATCGTTGGTCAGGGACAGACACAAAACCAAGCCCAGATAAAGTCTGTGTCAAGGCAGAGCTCTGAAACAGAGGAGAGCGCCTCAGCTAGTCGATCCTCCTCCCCGGCCTCCTGCAGGACTCTCTCTGGATCTCCTGGTTCTCACGGCCCGGTTACAGATGAGGTCAGGTCTAGCAGACCGCCCAGTGAGACTCCACCTGACCCACCAACCCCCAGATGTCCAGAGACCAGTGAGAGAGAAATCAAATCCACCTCGTCCACTCCCACCCAGACAAAGCTTCCCTGTGAAAACAGGCCCAGCTCCAG AGTCAAGACTTCTCCTTCTGCATCTGGATCAGAGAGAGAGCAGTCGGTGGATGAAGAAAGCAACGTTTCCCTCCAACTCGAGTCAAACCAGGAAGTGTCTCTGAGCTGCGGTGTCACCACCGATCCATCGCTGTGGATTCTCCCCGCAGAAGAGGAGATCAAAGAGGAAGTTCAGTCTTCGGCGCTGACAGACAACGTTTTTGACGACGAGTCCACCAGCCCCGCCCCTCCGACACAGACAAGCGAAACCTCTGTGTCTGACACAGACATCAGTcagcaggtggaggaggaggaggaggaggaacatCCAGAACCGGAAGATGAGAAGTCTGGAGAAAACCAAGCGACGGAGGAGAGGGGGACTCaagagggagagacagagagccTGGAGAGACCTGCTGAAAGACCAAAGTGGGAGGAGCTAGTAGAAGCGGCAGTCAAGGTTGACCAATCGCTGGCCAGAGTTTTCTACCCACTGACCAATCGTAAGACGGCACTGATGCTGATGGAGCAGCTGCTGTCAGAGGACACGCTGCTGATGGAGGAACACTACAAGAAGAAGCAGGAGCAGAAAGGAGTTGCAGAAAG TGCTGACACAGTGGAACAGGCTGAACCGTCTCCTGCTCCGTCTGCTCCTGACAGCCCTAACCCTCTGAGTACAGACCTGCAGAGCAAAGCTGACATCACTGAGAGAAAG CGTCTCTTAGCGTCCATTATCGATGAGCGCCTTCACTCACTGGAGGAGACTCGCGGGGTCCTGCAGGCAGAGATCCAGGAGAACGTGGCCCACGGGGGGGTCCTGGAGGTGCTGGTCCGCGAGCGCTGTGTGCCCGTGGAGCTGGAGAGGTACAACCTGTTCATCGGAGACCTGGAGAGGGTGGTGAGCCTGCTGCTGTGCCTCTCCGCCCGGCTGGCCAGGGTGCAGAACGCCCTCAGCACCGTGGACCAACACACAGACGCTGAAGAGATG CAATCTCTGGACAGTCGCCACCGTCTGCTGTGCAAACAGAGGGAGGACGCCAAAGATCTGAAGGATAACCTGGACCGCAGGGAGAACCTGGTCTCCACCTTCCTGGGGCGCCAGCTGTCCGCCGAGCAGCTGCAGGACTACCGGCGCTTCGTGCAGACCAAGGCCTCGCTGCTCATCCGGCAGAAGGACCTGGAGGAGAAGCAGAGGCTGGGAGAGGAGCAGCTGGAGGCGCTCTCCAACAGCCTGTGA